Proteins found in one Kwoniella bestiolae CBS 10118 chromosome 1, complete sequence genomic segment:
- a CDS encoding riboflavin synthase, alpha subunit, protein MFTGLIEHISRISQIHDPSSSSSSSASNEGFTFTISDASPILGDCHIGDSISVNGACLTVTEFDNDSFKVNLAPETLSRTNLGELKVGDKVNCERAMLAHTRLGGHMLQGHVDSTAKIIAKRQDGDSIRYQFQLPPESTLLPYIIEKGYIGIDGASLTLTNVNEQEGSFGIMLISHSQGKLTLTQKGEGDRVNIEVDVVGKYILGSTSKIEGLVERLVEKKLKEKGLI, encoded by the exons ATGTTCACCGGTCTA ATCGAACACATATCAAGAATCTCCCAAATCCATGacccctcctcttcctcttcctcttctgcctcaAACGAAGGATTCACATTCACCATCTCCGACGCCTCCCCAATCCTAGGCGATTGTCACATAGGTGACTCAATAAGCGTCAATGGCGCGTGTCTGACAGTAACGGAATTCGACAATGATTCATTCAAAGTCAACCTCGCTCCTGAGACGCTCAGTCGCACCAATCTGGGAGAGTTGAAGGTAGGGGATAAGGTGAATTGTGAGCGGGCGATGTTGGCCCATACGAGATTGGGTGGACACATGTTGCAAGGTCATGTCGACTCGACCGCTAAGATCATTGCGAAGAGGCAAGATGGAGATTCCATACGATATCAATTCCAACTTCCCCCCGAATCGACATTGTTACCGTACATCATAGAAAAGGGATATATAGGGATTGATGGAGCTTCGTTAACTCTCACGAACGTGAATGAACAGGAGGGGAGTTTCGGGATAATGTTGATTTCTCATTCTCAGGGGAAACTTACCCTCACCcagaagggggagggagatagGGTGAATATTGAGGTGGACGTTGTGGGGAAGTATATATTGGGAAGTACCAGTAAGAttgaggggttggtggagaggttggtggagaagaaattgaaggagaagggattgatATGA